The nucleotide sequence TGATATGAACTTTTGCAAGGGCTTaacattttaagattttgttcctttttttttaaatcattgaatttttctttttattcctatgATTTTCTTGTTCTGGGATACAGATGGGTGATTATGTTTATTCCAACAGGGTTAAAGCTCAAAAATGACACTGAAAATCATCAGCCTGTATCTCTTTCTGACTTAGAAATACAAGCATCAACAGACATCATATCAAAAAAGGCCAAAGTAAAAGTTCCCCAGAAAACAGCAGgcaaagaaaatcattttgataTTCACAGAGTGGGGAAATGGCACCAAGATTTTccagtgaagaaaagaaagaaactttcaacCTGGAAACAAGAGCTGCTCAAACTTATGGATCGTCACAAGAAGGATTGTGCAAGAGAGAAGCCTTTTAAATGTCAGGAATGTGGGAAAACCTTCAGAGTTAGCTCTGACCTGATTAAGCACCAAAGAATTCACACTGaagagaaaccctataaatgtcAACAGTGTGATAAGAGGTTTAGGTGGAGTTCAGATCTTAATAAGCACTTAACAACACACCAAGGAATAAAACCATATAAATGTTCATGGTGTGGGAAAAGCTTCAGTCAAAATACAAATCTACATACACACCAAAGAACTCATACAGGAGAAAAGCCCTTCACATGTCATGAATGTGGAAAAAAATTCAGTCAGAACTCCCACCTTATTAAACACCGGAGAACCCACACAGGTGAGCAGCCATACACTTGCAGCATATGCAGGAGAAATTTCAGCAGGCGGTCAAGCCTTCTTAGACACCAGAAACTCCACCTATGAAGAGAAGCTTGTCCAGTGTCCTCATTCTGAAGACATTCACCAAATGGAGCTTGACACTAAAATTTGTGTAAAACAGAAATCACAAACCTTGTTTTTACATCAGAAAATGGCGGGGATAAACATACGTTTCACAGAAAATAATCAAGACTTGGTCTGCAGCCACTCAGTAGTTTTCTGTGGTCACAGAAGTAAACATTGTTCGTTTTGCATTGATCTCTCCAGTCATTCTTGAACACATCCAATAGATACATTTGCAGCGTGGTCttccaaaatgaaaagcaataacATGCATGTTTAATTGCATACCATTCTCTTCATAGTAGCAGGCTTACTAATTTCAATAGTCTCATGAGGCAGAAATGAATTACAACATAAAGTGTTCCaagaatgaaattggattttctttcttttgtcattGGACACGGTTTGCAAAGTTGAACATCATTTGAGTTCCTTCTTGAACTTTTTGGCAACTTCTGCTCTTAGATCCTGTTATCACAGTTTTCTACTGTGATGAAATCATGTTAACTTCACCACTAGGGAATCTTCAGATGAACTATTAATGCACTAACTTGTGCCTCTCTCATTGGTGatgtttggaaaacagaaaacatctcTAATGGAATCATGGGTAAACGGGTTGGAATTTGTAGCCATGGAATATAAGATGTAAAGAATTTTCTGCAATAAAAGAAACTAGACTTACAATGTCAGTAGGATAAAGCAGGTATAAAAATTCGTACTTGGCCAAGGCCTGAAAGAAAATTAGTGGGAATTAAGATCAACTcagaattttgtttatttactttttaattggtTTTTCTTTGTTACTAAGAATAAGagacttggccgggcatggtggctcacgcccgtaatcccagcactttgggaggccgaggcaggcggatcacgaggtcagaagatcgagactatcctggctaacaaggtgaaaccccgtctctactaaaaataaaaaaaattagccgggtgtggtggcggtcgcctgtagtcccagctactcaggaggctgaggcaggagaatggcgtgaacccgggaggcggagcttgcagtgagctgagatcgcgccactgcactccaacctgggcgaccgagtgagactccgtctcaaaaaaaaaaagacttaatgtTTGTATGGGAGTTGGAGTGTGTGTGCTGCAGACAGGATCCTGTGGCTCATTTGGCATGGAGACCTGGACATCTAGTCAGGAGGAGACAGTTCCCTAAATAAAGGGTTTGGGAACTGGTGCTGCGTGTTGGGCGAGGATGAGCAAATCCACATCCATGTTGTTTTGTCCTACACTGTAAGCTCTACCTGTCTTTGTTCTTTCCAGCACAGCATTTAACAGCAGCCTCAGGTGATTAAT is from Macaca fascicularis isolate 582-1 chromosome 20, T2T-MFA8v1.1 and encodes:
- the ZNF75A gene encoding zinc finger protein 75A isoform X15, with translation MQENYETVISLEIQASTDIISKKAKVKVPQKTAGKENHFDIHRVGKWHQDFPVKKRKKLSTWKQELLKLMDRHKKDCAREKPFKCQECGKTFRVSSDLIKHQRIHTEEKPYKCQQCDKRFRWSSDLNKHLTTHQGIKPYKCSWCGKSFSQNTNLHTHQRTHTGEKPFTCHECGKKFSQNSHLIKHRRTHTGEQPYTCSICRRNFSRRSSLLRHQKLHL
- the ZNF75A gene encoding zinc finger protein 75A isoform X13 is translated as MQENYETVISLGLKLKNDTENHQPVSLSDLEIQASTDIISKKAKVKVPQKTAGKENHFDIHRVGKWHQDFPVKKRKKLSTWKQELLKLMDRHKKDCAREKPFKCQECGKTFRVSSDLIKHQRIHTEEKPYKCQQCDKRFRWSSDLNKHLTTHQGIKPYKCSWCGKSFSQNTNLHTHQRTHTGEKPFTCHECGKKFSQNSHLIKHRRTHTGEQPYTCSICRRNFSRRSSLLRHQKLHL
- the ZNF75A gene encoding zinc finger protein 75A isoform X9; the protein is MQENYETVISLALFVLPKPKVISCLEQGEEPWVQVSPEFKDSAGKSPTGLKLKNDTENHQPVSLSDLEIQASTDIISKKAKVKVPQKTAGKENHFDIHRVGKWHQDFPVKKRKKLSTWKQELLKLMDRHKKDCAREKPFKCQECGKTFRVSSDLIKHQRIHTEEKPYKCQQCDKRFRWSSDLNKHLTTHQGIKPYKCSWCGKSFSQNTNLHTHQRTHTGEKPFTCHECGKKFSQNSHLIKHRRTHTGEQPYTCSICRRNFSRRSSLLRHQKLHL
- the ZNF75A gene encoding zinc finger protein 75A isoform X8, which codes for MYFSQEEWELLDPTQKALYNDVMQENYETVISLALFVLPKPKVISCLEQGEEPWVQVSPEFKDSAGKSPTGLKLKNDTENHQPVSLSDLEIQASTDIISKKAKVKVPQKTAGKENHFDIHRVGKWHQDFPVKKRKKLSTWKQELLKLMDRHKKDCAREKPFKCQECGKTFRVSSDLIKHQRIHTEEKPYKCQQCDKRFRWSSDLNKHLTTHQGIKPYKCSWCGKSFSQNTNLHTHQRTHTGEKPFTCHECGKKFSQNSHLIKHRRTHTGEQPYTCSICRRNFSRRSSLLRHQKLHL
- the ZNF75A gene encoding zinc finger protein 75A isoform X10, producing the protein MQENYETVISLALFVLPKPKVISCLEQGEEPWVQVSPEFKDSAGKSPTEIQASTDIISKKAKVKVPQKTAGKENHFDIHRVGKWHQDFPVKKRKKLSTWKQELLKLMDRHKKDCAREKPFKCQECGKTFRVSSDLIKHQRIHTEEKPYKCQQCDKRFRWSSDLNKHLTTHQGIKPYKCSWCGKSFSQNTNLHTHQRTHTGEKPFTCHECGKKFSQNSHLIKHRRTHTGEQPYTCSICRRNFSRRSSLLRHQKLHL